Proteins from one Rosa chinensis cultivar Old Blush chromosome 7, RchiOBHm-V2, whole genome shotgun sequence genomic window:
- the LOC112178831 gene encoding BTB/POZ domain-containing protein At5g17580-like: protein MPTSAVIGRLPKSTWDMQLNVLGGQPFTMDIELLAAKSAKFAATLEENLQEDLANFLQSVPATADTLELVARFYHGFDIQICSQNVIQLICVADYLDMTESHSKDNLLNKAISYFQQRILPSWSETIKAFRST from the exons ATGCCAACTTCTGCAGTAATAGGAAG GTTGCCCAAGTCTACATGGGATATGCAACTAAATGTGCTTGGTGGTCAGCCATTCACTATGGACATA GAGCTTCTGGCTGCAAAATCAGCCAAATTTGCTGCTACACTTGAAGAGAATCTGCAGGAAGATCTTGCTAACTTCCTCCAGAGTGTCCCTGCTACTGCAGACACTCTTGAGCTTGTTGCGAGATTCTATCATGGCTTTGATATTCAAATTTGCAGTCAGAATGTTATACAGCTCATTTGTGTTGCTGACTACTTGGACATGACTGAAAGCCACAGCAAAGATAATTTATTAAACAAAGCTATTTCATATTTTCAACAAAGAATCCTCCCTAGCTGGTCTGAAACTATTAAGGCTTTCCGATCCACATAA
- the LOC112178712 gene encoding inositol polyphosphate multikinase beta, giving the protein MFKVPDHQVGGHMAGNGVLGPLVDDAGNFYKPLQSDERGAKEVAFYTGLSTETRIPDEIRKFFPVFHGTRDLEASDGSGLHPHLVLEDIVSSRTNPSILDIKIGASTWYPEASEQYITKCLKKDRDGTSLTLGFRLCGLQFYGNKETGFWKPDRKSVNAFTHDDVRSALWKFVSSNSPSDSDAEPDCSYASTVYGGPDGIVSQLLKLKSWFEDQTIYHFYSCSIMMVYDKESILKGENPNPQIKLVDFAHVVEGKGIIDHNFLGGLCSLIKFLKDVLNNPKK; this is encoded by the coding sequence ATGTTTAAGGTTCCAGATCATCAAGTTGGTGGCCACATGGCCGGTAATGGAGTTCTTGGCCCTCTTGTTGATGATGCAGGGAACTTTTACAAGCCTCTTCAAAGTGATGAACGCGGAGCCAAAGAAGTGGCATTCTATACAGGATTATCAACTGAAACTAGGATTCCAGACGAAATTCGCAAGTTCTTCCCTGTCTTTCATGGCACCCGGGATTTGGAGGCATCTGATGGTTCTGGTCTGCATCCTCACCTTGTCTTGGAAGATATTGTCTCCAGCCGAACCAATCCATCTATATTAGACATTAAAATTGGTGCGAGCACATGGTACCCAGAAGCTTCTGAACAGTATATCACCAAGTGCCTTAAGAAAGATAGAGATGGCACAAGCCTGACATTGGGATTTAGATTATGTGGACTTCAGTTCTATGGAAACAAAGAAACTGGATTTTGGAAGCCGGACAGGAAGTCTGTTAATGCTTTTACTCATGATGACGTTCGCTCAGCTCTGTGGAAGTTTGTTTCTTCTAACTCGCCTTCAGATTCAGATGCCGAACCAGATTGTTCTTATGCATCAACTGTCTATGGTGGCCCTGACGGGATCGTGTCGCAATTGTTGAAACTGAAGTCATGGTTTGAGGATCAGACCATTTATCATTTCTATTCTTGCTCGATTATGATGGTGTATGATAAGGAGTCAATACTGAAAGGGGAGAATCCAAATCCTCAAATCAAACTAGTTGATTTTGCACATGTCGTGGAAGGTAAAGGTATTATTGACCATAATTTTCTGGGTGGCCTCTGTTCCTTGATAAAGTTCCTGAAAGATGTCTTGAACAATCCTAAGAAGTAA
- the LOC112178714 gene encoding germin-like protein subfamily 3 member 4 produces the protein MNSPSFACYFVFLSVIFCFCTKISLADSDNLQDTCPTSPLAKQTIFINGFPCKNPNDISAPDFKTTQLTQPGDTDNFSGSAVTIVTAAEFPGLNTLGLSIARTDLRVDGLVRLHSHPRATEMFFVSKGLVLVGFIDTSNQPFGTFLKEGDVFVFPRGLLHFCLNLGYGSATGLSVYNSQNPGAVTMSDAMFEPTPDVIKKLTKGFVTGHLRNATLSGISSF, from the coding sequence ATGAATAGTCCATCTTTTGCTTGCTACTTTGTCTTTCTATCAGTGATCTTCTGTTTCTGCACGAAAATCTCCTTAGCGGATTCCGATAATCTCCAGGACACATGCCCTACATCCCCGCTAGCAAAACAAACCATCTTCATCAATGGCTTCCCCTGCAAGAATCCAAACGACATCAGCGCCCCAGATTTCAAGACTACCCAACTGACCCAACCGGGCGACACAGACAACTTCTCTGGCTCTGCAGTAACCATTGTCACTGCTGCAGAGTTTCCAGGCTTAAACACTCTTGGCCTCTCAATTGCAAGAACTGACTTGAGAGTTGATGGTCTGGTGAGGCTCCACTCCCACCCAAGAGCTACGGAAATGTTCTTTGTCAGCAAAGGCCTCGTGCTAGTGGGGTTCATCGACACATCAAACCAGCCATTTGGGACGTTTCTTAAGGAAGGAGACGTGTTCGTGTTCCCCAGGGGCCTGCTTCACTTTTGTTTGAATCTTGGCTATGGCAGTGCCACTGGTTTATCGGTGTATAATAGCCAGAATCCAGGGGCGGTGACCATGTCTGATGCCATGTTTGAGCCTACGCCAGATGTGATAAAGAAGCTTACAAAAGGGTTTGTCACTGGTCACCTTAGAAATGCTACTTTAAGCGGAATTTCAAGTTTTTAA
- the LOC112178830 gene encoding glutamyl-tRNA(Gln) amidotransferase subunit A: MLKHNRLPLPSVQWTTTGVIILALICCPVVISPVKNVFGSVCKFDQCWVRVGQFSPLKCAFELFDSTFFNDTEMLEIVKGDKELNTPIIRANRELVASVNGGLSDPSYLVFNSGWGKEQAQNVTRRFSYPSLSGIQKPRSEEDIAFLTIPELGQLIRTKQITSKELTAIFLKRLKRYNHVLEAVVTYTEELAYEQAKGADDLLAQGVYLGPLHGIPYGLKDIIAVPHYRTTWGSRSFKHQVLNIEAWVYKRLKSAGAVLVAKLVSGSLAYDDIWFGGRTRNPWNIEEFSTGSSAGPAASTSAGMVPFAIGSETAGSVTYPAARCGVTALRPTFGTTGRTGVMSISESLDKLGPFCRSATDCAIILDAIRGKDPDDLSSRDIPFDDPFSVDITKLTVGYLEDAEMEVVHVLAAKGVKMIPFKLNYTVDSVQGILNFTMDVDMLAHFDEWQRSGQDEDYEAQEQWPTELRRARVIPAVDYVQAQRARGKLIREVRDSFTVDAFIGNATDWERVCLGNLVGIPVIVVPTGFKNISQPHPGNSRRRTTITTGIYAPPEKDYIALALAMAFQSVTDHHKQRPPIDDLGPDDVIPYPSSVSQVRN; encoded by the exons ATGCTCAAACACAATCGTCTTCCTCTTCCCTCAGTACAGTGGACCACCACTGGTGTCATAATCCTAGCTCTGATCTGTTGCCCAGTTGTGATTTCACCAGTTAAAAATGTG TTTGGTTCTGTTTGTAAATTTGATCAGTGCTGGGTTAGAGTTGGTCAATTCTCGCCTCTTAAATGTGCATTTGAGTTGTTTGACTCCACCTTCTTCAATGATACAGAG ATGCTGGAAATTGTGAAGGGAGATAAGGAGTTAAACACCCCTATAATCAGAGCTAACAGAGAGTTAGTTGCTTCAGTGAATGGAGGGCTGAGTGACCCGTCTTATTTGGTGTTTAATTCTGGGTGGGGGAAAGAACAAGCACAAAATGTGACTAGAAGATTCAGTTATCCTTCTCTTTCCGGCATACAGAAACCCAGAAGTGAAGAAGACATTGCCTTCCTGACT ATTCCTGAATTAGGACAACTCATTAGGACAAAGCAAATTACATCCAAGGAGCTTACTGCAATTTTTCTGAAAAGACTTAAAAG GTATAATCATGTTCTTGAGGCAGTGGTGACTTATACTGAAGAATTAGCATACGAGCAAGCAAAAGGGGCTGATGATCTGCTTGCACAAGGAGTTTATTTGG GTCCTCTCCATGGGATTCCCTATGGTTTGAAGGATATAATTGCAGTACCCCACTACAGAACAACTTGGGGTTCCAGAAGTTTCAAACATCAAGTTCTTAACATTGAAGCTTGGGTTTACAAGAG GTTGAAGTCTGCTGGGGCAGTTCTTGTCGCGAAGCTTGTTTCAGGATCATTGGCATACGATGACATCTGGTTTGGCGGAAGAACAAGGAATCCATGGAATATTGAGGAGTTCTCGACTGGTTCATCAGCTGGACCTGCTGCCTCCACCTCAGCAG GTATGGTGCCATTTGCAATTGGATCAGAAACAGCTGGCTCTGTGACCTACCCTGCTGCGCGCTGTGGAGTGACAGCATTGCGCCCAACATTCGGCACTACTGGCCGAACTGGTGTAATGAGCATATCAGAAAGCTTG GATAAGCTTGGTCCTTTCTGTAGAAGTGCCACAGATTGTGCAATTATTCTGGATGCTATTAGAGGAAAGGACCCGGATGATCTTTCATCAAGAGACATTCCCTTTGATGATCCATTTTCAGTTGACATCACTAAACTCACTGTTGGATATCTAGAAGATGCCGAGATGGAG gTTGTTCATGTTCTAGCCGCGAAAGGTGTAAAAATGATTCCTTTTAAACTAAATTACACGGTTGATTCTGTTCAAGGCATTCTGAACTTTACCATGGACGTCGATATGTTGGCTCACTTTGACGAGTGGCAGCGATCGGGGCAGGATGAGGATTATGAAGCTCAAGAACAGTGGCCTACTGAACTGCGTCGTGCACGCGTAATTCCAGCAGTAGACTATGTGCAG GCACAAAGAGCGAGGGGAAAGTTAATCCGGGAAGTGAGAGATAGCTTCACTGTTGATGCATTCATCGGCAATGCAACTGATTGGGAGAGAGTTTGCCTTGGAAACCTTGTTGGCATCCCTGTGATTGTTGTTCCCACAGGTTTTAAGAACATATCACAGCCACATCCAGGCAACAGTAGGAGAAGAACTACTATCACCACTGGCATTTATGCTCCTCCTGAGAAAGACTACATT GCTCTAGCCTTAGCTATGGCTTTCCAATCGGTCACCGATCATCATAAGCAGCGCCCTCCTATCGATGATCTGGGACCAGACGATGTAATCCCATATCCATCTTCAGTTTCTCAAGTTCGAAATTAA